TCACTGAGGTACTCTCCCCCCTTCTCCTCATAGTCCTGCCGGGTGATCCAGCCTGAGCCCCCTAAGGGATTCTGCTGGGTCCATTCACGCGCTCCGCACCAGGCGTCCAGGCTGGGGTTGGACGCCATATTCACCTGCGTAACAAACAAAAGCCTTAAGGAAACAGAAGGCTTGAAATCCAGGTTCTCACAGcaccagtgtcaggctgctgtgtctgtgactcCGGCTTCACACACCTGAAAGTGGGACTGGAAGGGCCTCATCGCTAGCAGCTCCCTCTCCACCCGCTCCTTCATGCCAGGATACAGCATGTTCCCTCCGGTGAGGAAAACATTGCGCACTAGCGCCTCCTGCTGTTCTAAACTGTACCTACAGTCATATAACACATGAACAGCTGACCATAAGCTCGTGATAAAGTTCCACAAATGAGGATCGAAAATGTCCCAGCCAGGGAAGACATGCTTACCTCTCCAAGACAAACTGCAGAGTCTCCATGAGGCCCATCTGCTCGTCCCCGATCAGCGACGGCTGAAAGACGACCTCGGGGACACGCAGCCTCTCCGTGCCGACGAACAGCTGGTGGTATTCTGCCATGTTGAAGGTGGGCTAGGGAGCGGACAGAGTCACACAGCAATCAGCAACAGCACAGGGGCACCACAGCAAACGGAATATTACAAAATCTTTAAGCCTCGTTTCAGGTAAATGGCATGTAATTCCACAGCGAACGTTTTCATAAGGTTCCACAGGACCTGTCACCCAGGAAATTCTATATACGCGGTGAGAGGTGTGTTACCTGCACTGTGCTAGCTGGCTTCTCTCCCTCTGTGTTTTCTTCGCTGAAATCTGGGTCCATTTCGGCACTGTTTTCAGCCTCGTCGAGgggctgctccagctcagagttctggtaaaagagggatggtccttcacaaagatctgtgtttGCTTCCAGACATCCCTCATCCAGGAATCAACACCTTCCACAGCAGCCTACAGTTCAGACTAGGTAATCCatctgaagctaagcaggtttgggcctggccagtatgtggatgggagaccaactatgaaagctgggttgctgctggaagaggtgttggaccacatcctgtggtcagtgtggatcccagtgctgcagtgatggggacactgtgctgtacaAATGCTGCCGTCCTTCAGATGAGATATAATActgaggtcctgactctctTAAGAGTATCTTTCGAAAGAGTAGGGGAGGTACCCCAATGCACCCTGTGGCCCTATCAGAtggggcctcctaatcatcccctgtatctaactggtgaattctctcctgccccttcaccaccttagctacagtATGATGAgtatactggtgcagaatggctgctgtcacattatccaggtgggggctacacagtggtggagGTTGAAGtgacccaccaccccccccccactcacgcTGTAAAggactttgggtgtcttgaaaagcatcatataaatgtaacattcattcatttactcGCCCAGATCACCAGCAGACGACCCCGACACCAAGCCTACCTCGCTCTGCAGAATCCGCAGCTTGCCATGCTCCACAGCCaggttcagcttgcagatgtagGACTGCAGCTCCTCTGCAGAGTCCATGTTCAGCTCCATGAGGCTCCTGTGGAACTGCTCAAGGAGCCCATCTTCCATGAGTTCCTAGGGATACAGAAGAGAGCCTAAAATCACGGTCATATCAGGCCCCTGCTTTAGCTGCTCCTCACTTCTGAATTAGAGCCATTGGCTGCACGCAGAAAACGAGACTGGACAGGCATTTTACTAATCCAAGAGAAAACTGCAAGCGTCACAGCAGCACAGAAGTATATCTCGGCCATAAGAAACACAGTATAAACAGATAAAAGCTGCAATAAGTCCCCACCCCCAGTTGGGGTTACAGTGTGGGGCGCAGAGCTGGATGGGGATCGGTGTCATTGATTTTGGAAGAACTGGGTccccagtgctgtcactctgacTTCACGTGCCCCAGATGTTACTGGACTGCTGGTGCTCATGCAAAAATATACAGTAACAGTTTATGGTTTGGAAGCTGAAGTCAGGAATGAGATTCGCCCTCAGGTAGTGCTCGAGGAAACAGCCCTAGACATTTACACCTTACCTGAAGATACAGCAGTGCCATTAAAATTGTTTTCCaaaaaacatgtaaaataaGTGACCTTCCTAAACAAGATTCGAATTCTTCTGGAATTATTCGCAGTCTTGCTCAGTCCATACAAGGGtatgtaaataaatgttctGAGTAGAGTGCAGTAGAAAGAGTGAAGCAGAAAATGTGTCATGAAATGCAGTTCACTGCGTGGCGTCACATTAAACTGAATGTGTCCCCTGCACTGGACACTTGGCCTTGCCTGCACTGCCAGCAATTTGTCCAACTTCTCCTGGTCCTGCTGCAGCTTCTCCTCACGCCGGCGGGCATTGATCTCCTGCAGTCGGCGCAGTTGCTGCACTCGCCTTTCCTGACGCTCCTCTGCACTCAGGGTGCCGCTGAGCAGCTTGGCGGAGAAGGGCAGCTGCATGCGATGGACCTCATGCTCGTAGAACTCCACGCTGCGCCACTTCTCCAGCTCTGCAGGCCACAGAAGAGGCCCAGCATGTGCCAATACAGCCACACTGAATAGACAGGGAGCCCGTGTGCGCACCCTGGTGGACACATTAATACTGACAGTGCAGAAGGTATCAGGAAAATAACTGTTTTACTTAGGCCTCCATTCCCcggtttatttttttcatctctTTGTTCTGTGACATACTAACCATGCTGGTAGTCAAGGGCGACATAGCTGTGCTCATGCAGAAGTTCCTCCATTCGGCCAACGGTCACAGCTGCTGCATGCGCGGGATATTTTAGCTGCAGGAGGCGCTGCAGGTACGAGGCTGCGTGGCTGCCGCCAATGTTCACGCGCTTGCAGTTTCCTGCATCAAGTCTGAATATACGGCAGAAGAAAAAGCATTGTTAAAAATGATTTTCTGAAAAAGTAGAATGCATCCTAGTACAAAAAAGCCTATTTAAAAGTTATTATTCACCCCAATGCAtaattttttctttctctcaATATTTTATCAACATCCTGGAGGGCTCAGTGGACAGCACTGGTTTGTCACACCTACAGGGCAGAGGGATTGAATCCTTCCTccatgtttgcatgttctcctcgagTCACGCTGGATTCTTCTCGATGTCCAAACACATCTTAGGCTAACAGGCATAGCCCTCAGATAGTGCTCAAGGAAACAGCCCATCAGGCATCTTTAAATTTACTGTATAGCATGTGTATGTGCACCGTGATGGTCTGGCATCCTGCCTTACACCCTATGTCACCCAAGATAGATAACTAAAGTTATTAGGTGTCATACCTGCCGTTGATTACAGGCAAGATGTGAGAACAGTGGTAACCAGAGGAGATGACCACTCCTGTATTTGACGAAGTCAGGCCACGCAGGTTATTATTGTAGTAGAAGCTGAACAGAC
This genomic stretch from Brienomyrus brachyistius isolate T26 chromosome 6, BBRACH_0.4, whole genome shotgun sequence harbors:
- the actr5 gene encoding actin-related protein 5, whose translation is MMAKPPAMSKVFTFKDYRSVADQIYEITSECLHPCPVPIVIDNGSFQTRAGWACPGDSLSAPRLQFKSVAARSRGAARSETQIGNDISNLEPLRWLLKSQFDRNVVVNFEIQELMFDYIFMHLGIGTSGRVEHPVVLTEAPCNPLYCRQMMSELLFECYGVPEVSYGVDSLFSFYYNNNLRGLTSSNTGVVISSGYHCSHILPVINGRLDAGNCKRVNIGGSHAASYLQRLLQLKYPAHAAAVTVGRMEELLHEHSYVALDYQHELEKWRSVEFYEHEVHRMQLPFSAKLLSGTLSAEERQERRVQQLRRLQEINARRREEKLQQDQEKLDKLLAVQELMEDGLLEQFHRSLMELNMDSAEELQSYICKLNLAVEHGKLRILQSENSELEQPLDEAENSAEMDPDFSEENTEGEKPASTVQPTFNMAEYHQLFVGTERLRVPEVVFQPSLIGDEQMGLMETLQFVLERYSLEQQEALVRNVFLTGGNMLYPGMKERVERELLAMRPFQSHFQVNMASNPSLDAWCGAREWTQQNPLGGSGWITRQDYEEKGGEYLSEHSASNVFLPIRIAKALPRVAEPVAAPAAAAAVSETPTEPPPAQS